The genomic DNA GGTGCCATCGGGGGAGCTGCCGCACTCGCCGTGACAGCGCTTATTCCGCGGAACACGCGACGCGCAGAACTTGCGGATGCAGAGAGCGTCTTTTCGGGTTTTGATGACGCGGTGGCGACCGTGGTTCAGGCCTTGCGCCGTGGCGACCGCATGCGTGCAGACCGAGCCCTCCAGAAAGCCCGCGCCTTGAGCACCCGCATCGACGCGTGGACGGCATCGCTCGAATCGAGTCTCGCTATCGCGCGTATCTCACCGATTCTTGCGCGCACCAAGCCGGAGCTTCTCCGCCACGAACGCGTGCGTTCAGCCATGGATCTCTCGGTGCGAAACCTGCGGGTTATCGCCCGACGTGCGCTCTATGTTGAAGATGACGGTGCCAAACGCCCGCTTATCGCCGACGTGATTGCTGAGATTCAGCGCGGTGCAACGCTCGTCCACCTCTCGCTGACTGATATCTCCTACGAGCCGTTGGCACGCGAGTCACTGCGCGCTGTCGCCGTGAGACTTGACCCAGGAGCAATGCTGCCGGATGCTGCGCCGAGCGATCAGAACCTGATCCTTTCGCTCCGACCCCTTGTGGTAGATCTCCTCACTGCTGCCGGTATGCCCGGCGAACAGGCGAGAAGCTCAGTACCACGACTCTGAGTCGGCGCACCCGGCACGTTCCGGCCTGGTCGGGGTAGGTCTGCTCGGTATCATTGGGGTATGACTGCGCCATACACGCTGATCCTCCTCCGCCACGGGCAGAGCGAATGGAACGAACTCAATCTCTTCACCGGGTGGGTGGATGTGCGACTCACCGAACAGGGGCGCGCTGAAGCCGCTCGCGGTGGCAAGCTCCTCGCCGAAGCGGGTCTTTTGCCTGACGTGCTGCACACCTCGGTGCTCAGCCGTGCGATCCAGACCGCGAATATCGCGCTCGACGCTGCCGACCGCCTCTGGATTCCCGTGAAGCGCTCCTGGCGCCTCAATGAGCGTCACTACGGTGCGCTGCAGGGCAAAGACAAGGCTCAGACGCTGGAAGAGTTCGGCCAGGAGCAGTTCATGCTCTGGCGTCGTTCCTTCGACGTGCCGCCCCCCGAGCTCGCTGACGACAGCGAATTCAGCCAGATGAACGATCCTCGCTATGCCGGCATTGATGGTGACGTGCCCCGCACCGAATCGCTCAAGCTGGTCATCGATCGCATGCTCCCGTACTGGTCGAGTGAGATCGTTCCCGACCTCACCGCGGGCAAGACGGTACTCGTCACGGCTCACGGTAACTCACTGCGCGGTGTCGTGAAGCACCTCGAGGGCATCAGCGATGCAGATATCGCGGAGCTCAACATTCCCACCGGAATTCCGCTCGTCTATCGCCTCGACGCCGACCTTAAGCCGCTCGGCCCGGGCGAATACCTCGACCCTGAAGCCGCAGCCGCAGGTGCCGCAGCCGTCGCGTCGCAGGGCAAGAAGTAACCCCACCGCAAACGAAGAAGGAGCGGATGCCACGTGGCATCCGCTCCTTCTTCGTTTGTATAGCTGCTTACGCGTCGTCTGCTACCGGCACCCAGTCACCTGTGGCGAGGTAGACGATCTTCTTCGAAACTGACACCGCGTGGTCGCCGAAGCGCTCGAGGTAGCGGCTTGCAAGGGTTGCATCGACGGTGGCAGCAGCTTCGCCGCGCCATGAGTCGCTCAAGACCTTCTCGAAGACGCTGACGTGCAGTTCGTCGAGTTTGTCGTCGGCGTTGCGAATCTCATCAGCAAGCGCGACATCACGCGTACGGAGCAACTCGGCGAGCTTGTTCGCGAGTTCAACATCAAGCTCACCCATTTTGGTGAAGGTGCCCTTGAGGCCCTTCGGGATGGCCCGATCGGGGAAACGCATACGCGTCAACTGCGCGATGTGCTCGGCGATGTCACCCATGCGCTCGAGCGATGCGCTGATGCGCAACGCCGAAACGACAACGCGAAGGTCGCTTGCCACGGGTTGTTGGCGAGCGAGAATATCGATTGCGAGCTCATCGAGCGCAACCGTCTTCTCGTCAATAACAGGGTCGTTTTCAATGACTTCTTCGGCGAGCGCGACATCACTCGTTCCGAATGATTGGGTCGCTTTAGCCATGGCTTCTGCCACGAGCTCGGCGATCTCAATGAGTCGATCTTGCACATCTGCCAGCGATTGCTGAAAAACCTCGCGCATCGACATTCCTTCCTGGCGGGGATAAGCGTTCGAACCGGCCTCCGCGATTCTCGCGAGCGAAGGTTAACGAACGGTGCCGCGAGAGTGAATAGTAGCTGGCCTGGGCGCATCTGCCTCAATCCGGTTCCGAAGCGATGTGTAGCGCCGTCTAATCTGGAGAAATGGAAACGACGCAGCTCGCGCTGCTCGCCCTGTTACTCGGGGTGATTATTGGCGGGTCCGCCGCGCTCGTTGTCGTCGTCGCGCTTCGGGCGCGTGACCGACAGCTCGCCGAAGCATCCGTCGATGTACCCGACGGCGTGCGCGACGTCTTAGCGGGCATGGATGACGCGGCCATCGTGGTCGATGCATCCGGCACCGTCCGCGCGGCATCCGTCGCGGCTGGCGGGTTCGGCATGAATGTCGGCGATGTGATCAGCGACGAGCAGCTGCGGACCCTCGCCCGCGCGGCGCGTGCGGTCGATGTGCCGGGTGCTGCCACGCTCACTCTGAAACGCGCACTCGCTCCCGCCGAACCGCGTCTCGTATCGGCACGCGCGAGCGCCATCTCCGGCCGACTTGTGCTCATCGTGGTGCGCGACATCACCGAGCGTGAACGTGTCGAACAGATGCGCCGCGATTTCGTAGCGAATACAAGCCATGAACTCAAGACCCCCGTTGGTGCCGTGAGTTTGTTGTCGGAAGCAATCGAGTCGGCGGCTGACGACCCGGAACAGGTGCGGATATTCGCGCGACGCCTCAACGCTGAGGCTTCGCGACTGTCGTCGCTGACGTCGCGCATCATGAATCTTTCGCGACTTCAGGCGGCAGATGAGTTGGCAAACGTGCGAGATGTTTCCGTCGATGAGATCGTGACTGGAGCGATCGACGCGCAAAGTCTGCAAGCAGATGTCGCGGGCGTCGAAGTTGCTCGTGGTGGCACGCGCGGATTGTATGTGCGCGGCGATGCGCAGATCTTGAGCGAAGCTCTAGGCAACCTCGTCGCGAATGCCATTGCGTACTCGCCGCGCTCCTCTCGAGTGGGCGTCGGTGTGAAGCTCGATGGCGAGGCAGTCGAGATCTCTGTCACAGACCGGGGTATCGGAATGACAGATGCCGAGCAGGAGCGGGTTTTCGAGCGGTTTTATCGCGCGGATCAAGCGCGTTCTCGGCGCACCGGCGGCACCGGACTCGGCCTGTCTATCGTGAAGCACGCGGTGCAGCGGCACGGGGGAGAGGTGCGCCTGTGGTCGAGGCAGGGCAAGGGCTCGACTTTCACAATCAGCCTCCCGCGCGCCAAAGCACCCGATGACATCCCGGAGCCGTCTAAGGCACGGAAGAAGAAGACTAAAGTTCAGTCCACGAATGGAGCTTCACTATGACCCGCGTGCTCATTGTCGAGGACGAGCCGGATCTTGCAGATCCGCTCGCATATTTGTTGCGTCGCGAGGGCTTCGAGACCGAGATCGCCGAAGACGGTGCCGCAGCGTTGACAGCGTTTCGGGAGCGCAGCGCCGATATCGTCCTGCTTGACCTGATGCTTCCCGGCATGCCGGGAACAGAGGTCTGTCGCCAGTTGCGCACCACATCGAGCGTCCCCGTGATCATGCTGACGGCGAAGGACTCCGAAGTCGACATCGTCGTGGGACTCGAGTTGGGTGCTGACGACTATGTCACAAAGCCCTACTCGGCCCGGGAGCTGCTTGCGCGCATGCGTGCAGTACTTCGTCGCTTCGAAAGCGCGGACGCTGATCTCGATGAACACGTCTTGAGTGGCGGACGCGTTTCGCTCGACATAGATCGGCATACGGTTTCCGTCGGCGGTGGCGAGATCAGTATGCCGTTGAAAGAATTCGAGCTTCTCGAGGTTCTCATGCGCAATGCGGGGAGAGTCCTCACTCGGGGCCAGCTCATTGATCGTGTGTGGGGCACCGACTACTTCGGAGACACGAAGACTCTCGATGTGCACATCAAACGGATTCGCTCTCGCATCGAAGAGCACCCGAGCCGTCCCAGCATGTTGGTCACAGTGCGAGGTCTGGGGTACCGCTTCGAGGCGTGATCCAACAAAAAACCGCGGGGCGCTTGAGCGCCCCGCGGTTTTTTGTGACCGGACCTTTACGGCACCAGGTCGGAAAGGTAAGAAAGATCGCCGTTCAAAACGGGAATGTCGACGGTGATGCCAGTCGAGGTGCCGGACTGGAACGTAATCGGAAGCGTCGCACCAGCCGCGGTGTCGAGGTCGGTGAGAAGCAAAGGTGCCGTTCCTTCGGCTCCCAAGCTCACGTTGCTTCCCGCGGGAATGCGAAGACGCTGCGTGTTCGAACTACCCGCTTCTCCGATGTCGAGTGTCACGGTTTGGGCTTGGTCTGACGTGTTCACCAGGGCGGCTACGAGGTTTCCCTCTGTGCCCTCTTCGTTTGTGACGATCAAGACGTTACGAATCTCGACTGGCCCGCTCTCGTTCGGAATGTTGATGCCATCCGAGGGCGAGTAGGGGACTGTCGTGGACGCCGGCGTGATCATGCTGCATCCTGTCGTTCCGACGACAACGGCAGCGCTCACGACGAGCGACGCGATGAGGCGCGATTTCACGGTTCCTCCCACAGTGGCTGAAAGCTTCTCTAGCATTCTATGGGGTAGCGCCAGCACCGCGGAGCAGCCGGGCGCATCGCATGGCGGTCAGCGGCGGCATACCTTAGCGCACAAAGCCCTGTGGTATCCTTGAGGTTGCCGAAAGGACATAACTCCATGCTTTTTGAGGTTGGCGAAACGGTCGTTTACCCCCATCACGGGGCAGCAACGATCGCCGAAGTGAAGACCCGGACGGTCAGAGGCGAAGAGAAGATTTATCTCAAGCTCCGAGTCACCCAGGGCGATCTAACGATTGAGGTCCCGGCCGATAACGTCGATCTCGTCGGTGTACGAGATGTGATTGGCAAAGAGGGACTCGAGCGCGTTTTCGATGTCCTCCGTGCTCCTTTCACCGAAGAGCCGACCAACTGGTCGCGTCGGTACAAGGCGAACTTGGAAAAGCTCGCGTCGGGCGATGTCATCAAGGTCAGCGAAGTCGTTCGTGACCTGTGGCGCCGAGACCAGGATCGTGGCTTGTCCGCAGGTGAGAAGCGCATGCTTGCAAAAGCGCGTCAGATCTTGATTTCTGAGCTCGCACTTGCGGAGAAGACAGACGAGGAGCGCGCAGGCGTCGTTCTCGACGAGGTGCTCGCGAGCTAGCGCTCGCTTTACGACGAGAGAAGCCAAGGGTGGCAATCACTCCTGTGCCACGTGTTGCGGTGATCGTGGTCGCTGCGGGGTCTGGGACACGTCTGTCAGCGGGCGCTCCGAAGGCATTCGTGGGGCTCGATGAGCACACTATTCTTTGGCACGCTCTCCGCGGAGTCGTTCGCGCGCCTTCAGCGCAGGTGATTGTTGTCGCGCCCGCCGATCGAGTGGGTGACGCGCTCACGGACGTCCGCGAGGTCGCCGGTGATCGTGCTGATCTCATCTCGGTCGTTGAGGGCGGAGCGACTCGACAGGCGTCCGTTAATGCCGGTCGAATGGCCGTATGGCCAGACGTTGAAATCGTGCTCGTTCACGACGCTGCGCGCGCACTGACGCCGCCGGATGTCTTCGCTCGCGTGATCGAAGCGATCGAGGGCGGTGCTGCGGCAGCGATACCGACGGTTCCTGTGGTCGACACGATCAAGCGTGTCGAGGGCGGGCAGATCATTGGCGTGATCGATCGGTCAGAATTAGCAGCCGCACAAACCCCGCAGGGCTTCGCTCGGCTCGTTTTCGACGCGGCGTATGAGTCTTCTGATGTCGAATTCACCGATGATGCCGCGCTCATCGCGGAGTCTGGTCATGAGGTCGTCTCGGTCGAGGGCGACACGCTGGCTTTCAAGATTACGACCCCGCCTGATCTTGACCGCGCGCGCCACCTCGTTTCTCCGCTGCATGCAGTCCCCGCGCGTCGGGCGGTCGGGCCACGCATCGGTGTGGGTACCGATGTGCATGCATTCGGTGGCGAGGGAACGCTCTGGTTGGCTGGACTCGAATGGCCCGGCGAAGCGCCGCTTTCCGGCCATTCCGATGGTGACGCCGTCGCACACGCGATTGTTGACGCCTTGCTTTCCGCTGCGGGAATCGGTGACATCGGCACACACTTCGGTGTAGATCGTCCGGAGTTCTCGGGCGCGCACGCTGATGCGTTTCTCGCGCGCACCCGGGAGCTTCTGCTTGCCGAAGGATGGCACATCGGCAATGTCTCGGTGCAAGTGCAGGCTCTTCGTCCGCGATTTTCAGCACGCCGACAAGAAGCTGAAGCAGCCCTCTCCGCGGCGCTCGGCGGCGCGTCAGTCTCTGTTTCAGCGACGACCACCGACGGGCTGGGATTCACCGGTCGCGGTGATGGCGTCACGGCTACCGCTGTGGCACTTCTGCAGCCTGCCTAGCGCTTACAGGCTCGCGGTCATGTAGCGAGAGTGCGGGTCTTCGAGGTACTCGTCGAACGGGCCGCAATCGACGAACCCTTCACTCGCATAGAGGCGAGTCGCTGGTGTGAATTCGGGTGCCGTTCCGGTTTCGAGCCACAGTGACGACAGCCCCTTGTCCCGTGCCGTCGCGATGATGTGACGAAGGAGAGCTCGGCCAACGCCATCGCCGCGAAATTTGTCATCGGCGCGCATCGACTTGATTTCACCTCGATCAGAGTCGAGTACCTTGAGCGCGGCGATTCCGGCAACGCTGTCGCCTATCCATGCTGACCAGAACGTGACCGAGGGATGCCGCAGCTGGTCGACGTCGAGAGCGTGGCAGCTGTCGGCGGGAGACGTGGCGTGCATCGACGTGAGGTGGGATTGAACGAGCGCGCGCACACCTTCACCGGAAAGATCGTCGATGCGGATCTCAATGGTTGGCACTGTTCTCGACACCTTTTTCTGGGATTCGTTTCGCACTGACTTCTCATCATCGACGGGGAGAGCGACGCCGGTAGGCTGGTGAAGTGACTCTCCGGCTATACGACACCAAGATGCGCTCATTGCGCGATTTCGTGCCGCTCGAAGCTGACTCTGTCTCAGTTTATGTGTGCGGTGCAACGGTGCAATCGGGGCCGCATATCGGGCACCTCCGTGCGGCTCTCAGCTTCGACATCCTGCGTCGCTGGCTGCAGGATCGCTTTGGTCGCGTCATCTTCGTGCGAAATGTCACCGATATCGATGACAAGGTTCTCGCCAACGCGACGGATGATGAGCCCTGGTGGGCGCTTGCATATCGAGTTGAACGAGAGTTCACGAGCGCTTATGAGGCCATCGGAATTTTGCCCCCGACGTACGAACCGCGCGCAACGGGCAGTATTCCGCAGATGATCGAGCTCATCGCGGAACTCATCGAGCGCGGTCATGCCTATGCTGCCGACGGTGACGTCTATTTCGATGTTGCGTCATGGCCGGCATATGGCGAGCTCACCCGCCAGTCCATCGATGCGATGGAACCCGCCGCGGATTCGGATCCGCGCGCAAAGCGTGATCCTCATGACTTCGCTCTATGGAAGGCGCGTAAAGAGGATGAACCGGGGGATGCCAGTTGGTCATCGCCGTGGGGCATGGGACGGCCAGGGTGGCACATCGAATGCTCTGCGATGTCGCGACGTTACCTTGGCTCCGAGTTCGATATCCATGGTGGCGGTCTCGATCTGCGATTCCCGCACCATGAAAATGAGCTTGCGCAGTCCACCGCCGCCGGAGACGGCTTCGCCCGGTACTGGGTGCACAATGGTCTCCTGACTGTTGGCGATCAGAAGATGTCGAAATCGCTCGGTAATTTCTTGCTGGCCGCTGATGTGCTGGCCGAGCGGGATCCACTCGTCGTGCGGTACGCGCTAGCGGCAGCGCATTACCGCTCAAGCCTTGACCTGACGCCCGTCTCTTTCGATGAGGCCTCCGCTGCGCTCGAACGAATCAGCACTTTCGTCAAGCGCTCGATAGCCGCGAACGGGACGGTGTCTGCTGGATCGCTGCCCGACGATTTCGTACGTGCGATGGATGACGACCTTAACGTTCCGGAGGCTCTCGCCGTCGTGCACCGACTGGTCCGCGAGGGTAATGCTGCCCTTGACGCGGGCGACAAAAGTGCCGCCGCTGTAGCCGCAGCCGAAGTTACTGGCATGATGGGAACCTTGGGGATTGCTGTCGGCAACGACAGCAACGCGCGAACGGGTGCGGCTGAGGCATCCGCTCTTGACGTTTTGGTTCAGAGCATGATCGCTCAACGTGCCGAAGCGCGCGCCGCAAAGGATTGGTCCGCTGCAGATCGTGTCAGAGACGCGATCGGTGCTGCGGGCATCGTTCTGGAGGACACTCCAGATGGAACTCATTGGAGTATTGATGGCCGGTAAGCCAGGGCGCCCAGGCGCCAGTAAAGGTAACAAGAAGGGCCCTACAAAGGGCGCGGGCGGAAAGAACAAGCGCTCGCTTGAGGGACGTGGCCCGACGCCTAAGGCCGAGGATCGCGCGTGGCACCCTGCCGGAAAGCGTAAAGCTGCAGCCGAGCGCTACGCGGCCGCGGGAGGCAAGAAGCCATCTTCCGGCCCTCAGAACTCGCGACCGCGCGCGGCGAAGCGCGACGACGACACCGAGATCGTGACGGGCCGCAACTCGGTCCTCGAAGCGCTCCGCGCAAAGATCCCGGCGACCGCTTTCTACATTGCACAGCGCGTCGAGATGGACGATCGTGTCAAGGAGATGCTCTCGACCGCGACACAGCGCGGCATCCCCGTCATGGAGGTCACGCGCCCAGAGCTCGACCGCATGGCTGGCTTCGATGGCGTGCACCAGGGCGTTGCTATCAAAGTTCCGCCCTACGATTATCCGCACCCTCAAGATGTTCTCGAGAAGATCGTCGACAGCGGCAAGGTGCCCCTCATGGTGGCGCTCGACGGCATCACCGATCCTCGAAACCTCGGCGCGATCATTCGTTCCACCGGCGCATTCGGTGGACACGCTGTGATTCTTCCCCAGCGTCGCAGCGCGAGCGTCAACGCCGCCGCGTGGAAGACGAGCGCTGGCGCGGTAGCGCGGGTGCCAGTCGCGCTCGCTCCGAACCTCACAGCGACACTCAAAGACCTCAAGAAGCAGGGTGTCTTCGTTCTCGGACTCGACGGTGGCGGTGACGTCATGCTCCCCTCGATCGAGCTCGCTGATCGTCCGGTCGTCATCGTCGTCGGCAGCGAAGGAAAAGGCCTTTCTCGACTCGTTGCCGAAACCTGCGACCAGATCGTTTCGATTCCCATCGAAGCGGCGACTGAATCCTTGAACGCCGGCATTGCGGCATCCGTTGCGCTCTACCAGATCGCGACTTTCCGAACCGTCGCGAAGTAAAGGACGAATCATGACACGCATCGCCGTCATCGGCGGAACCGGTTACGCCGGTCGCCACATCGTGAGCGAGGCCGTCGACCGTGGGCACACGGTCGTCTCCGTCGCGCGAAACATCGCGGCGGAACGCGTCGCAGGCGCAACCTACGTCGAGGGCACGCTTCTCGACGTTCCGAGTTTGATCGCCGAGCTTGAGGGCGTTGAGGTGGTCGTCGTGAGTGTCCCCGCGCGCGGTGAGCTCGTCGGTGTGTTGAACACAGTTGTCGCTGAACTCGAGGCGCATCTTCCGGCTGATGTCCGCTTCGGCGTCGTCGGTGGGGCTGGCGGCAGTCTCGTCGCCGTCGGTGGCGCGCGCCTCGTCGACACTGATTTTCCCGAGGACTTCAAGCCCGAGGCCCTCGAGGCAATTGAGGTGCTTGAACACTTGCAGGAGCTTGAATCGGCACGAGACTGGTTCTTCGTGCACCCGGCAGCCGGGTTCGGCTCTTTCAATCCGGGTGAGCGAACCGGAAGGTACCGAGACGGCGGAGACGTGCTCGTCGTCGACGAGACCGGCAACTCGTTCATCTCCGGCGAAGACCTTGCGGTGGCCGTCGTTGACGAGATCGAGAGTCCAAAGCACTCGCGCGAGCGCTTCACCGTCGGTTACTGAGTCTGATCGACTGACTCGGCCTCAGACGAGGTCGCGCCAGTCGATGCTGTCAGCCTCATCATCTTGCTCGAGCGGAGCATCGTCACTGATGATCGGCATCGACACAGTTTCAGTGGGAGGCCCCATCACTGTCGCTTCGTCTCGCCGGAATCGCAAGACGTTCTCGACGTACGAGGTGAGAACCTCAGCAAGCGGCGCAGCCTTGCCGCGCTCTTGTGACATATACCAACGGTGTTCGAGCACCTGGTGAAAAACCTCGGCAGGTTCGAGCTTTGAGCGCAGGTCGAAGGGGATTGCCTTAACGACCGGCTCGAACACGCGGGTGAGCCACTCGTGGGCGACCATCTCTTCGTCGTCGCCGAGTCGCGAGATGCGCGCGCGGAACTCATCGAGATCGTTGAGGAGACGGCGAGCCTGATTTTCTTCTACGTCGAGGCCCGTTAGTCGCAGCAGTCGGCGCTGATGGTGGCCGGCGTCGACGACCTTCGGCTGAATCGACACCTTCGTGCCGTCGTTCGTGGTCTCGATCGACATCTCCCCGATGTCGAATCCCAGTTCGTTGAGGCGCTGTACCCGCTCTGTGATGCGCCACGACTCGTTGGCTGCGAACGTCTCTTGGTCGGTAAGGGCAGCCCAGAGTGCGTGATACGACGACATGATGCCGTCTGCTATCGCGACGGCGTCTATGCCGCCTTCCAATCGTCCACCGGCTTCAAGATCCATGATCTCGCCCGCGATGTTCGTGCGCGCGACATCAAGATCGTGCATGCGCTGACCTTCGGTGAGGCCGCCTTCGTGCAATTCGCCGGTCTCGGCGTCGACGAGATAGGCCGCGAAGCTGCCGGCATCCCGGCGAAAGAGTGTGTTCGACAGTGAAACGTCGCCCCAGAAGAAACCCACGTTGTGGAGTCGCACGAGCAGCAGCGCGAGAGCATCGACAAGACGCGTAGCGGTGTGTGGTCGAAGCACCTGCGTGAACAGTGCGCGGTAGGGGAGTGAGAACCGGAGGTGCGCTGTGACGAGAGCCGCCGGAAGCGGCTCGCCAGAGGCATCTGTGCGACCACCGATGACCGCGAATCGATCAACGCACGGCACAGCAAGGCGCGTGAGATTGCCGAGCATGTCGTATTCGCGCCGTGCCATCTCGGCGGTGGTCTCTTTGATCGCAACGACCCGGCCAGACAGGTTTGCGAAGCGAACGAGGTGACGCGAAAGACCCTTGGGGAGATACACGATTGCCGAACTCGGCCAATCAGCCAATGGGGTAGCCCACGGCAATGATAGCAAGCCAGGGTCGATCGAACTCGCTGTGATCGTCAACGACTTGGGCATGTGTTCTCCTCTACGTAACGCGCGGCGCGGGGATCAAAGACCCGCCGCGCCGCGCGTGGAGTAAATGCCCGACTACTGTCGGGCTGCAACGTGCTTACGCCGACGCGATAGCACGGTCGGTGAGGCGGTCGCCCGACTCGAGGTCGAACACGTGCATGTGTCCCGGAACGGGGCTGAGAACAACTGTCTCGCCACTGTTCGGGTGGTTACGACCGTCGACACGAGCGACAACGTCTGTGCGCTTGCCGTTGATGTCGGCGTGGCCGTAGAGGTAACCGTCTGCACCGAGTTCTTCAACGAGGTCGACGACAACCGAGAGGCCTTCGCTGCCAGCCGGGTTGAGCTGGATGTCTTCGGGGCGAATACCCACTGTGACCTCGGAGCTCGATGCGCGACCGATGACGTCGGCCTCGATCGGCACCACGAGGCTACCGAAGGTTACACCGCCCTCTGCGAGGTTTGCGGGGAACAGGTTCATCGCGGGTGAGCCGATGAAGCCAGCAACGAAGGTGTTGCGGGGCTTCTCGTAAAGGTCACGAGGAGTGCCGACCTGCTGCAGGATGCCATCTTTCAGCACCGCGATGCGGTCACCCATGGTGAGC from Microbacterium endophyticum includes the following:
- the cysS gene encoding cysteine--tRNA ligase, whose amino-acid sequence is MTLRLYDTKMRSLRDFVPLEADSVSVYVCGATVQSGPHIGHLRAALSFDILRRWLQDRFGRVIFVRNVTDIDDKVLANATDDEPWWALAYRVEREFTSAYEAIGILPPTYEPRATGSIPQMIELIAELIERGHAYAADGDVYFDVASWPAYGELTRQSIDAMEPAADSDPRAKRDPHDFALWKARKEDEPGDASWSSPWGMGRPGWHIECSAMSRRYLGSEFDIHGGGLDLRFPHHENELAQSTAAGDGFARYWVHNGLLTVGDQKMSKSLGNFLLAADVLAERDPLVVRYALAAAHYRSSLDLTPVSFDEASAALERISTFVKRSIAANGTVSAGSLPDDFVRAMDDDLNVPEALAVVHRLVREGNAALDAGDKSAAAVAAAEVTGMMGTLGIAVGNDSNARTGAAEASALDVLVQSMIAQRAEARAAKDWSAADRVRDAIGAAGIVLEDTPDGTHWSIDGR
- a CDS encoding response regulator transcription factor, whose translation is MTRVLIVEDEPDLADPLAYLLRREGFETEIAEDGAAALTAFRERSADIVLLDLMLPGMPGTEVCRQLRTTSSVPVIMLTAKDSEVDIVVGLELGADDYVTKPYSARELLARMRAVLRRFESADADLDEHVLSGGRVSLDIDRHTVSVGGGEISMPLKEFELLEVLMRNAGRVLTRGQLIDRVWGTDYFGDTKTLDVHIKRIRSRIEEHPSRPSMLVTVRGLGYRFEA
- a CDS encoding sensor histidine kinase; this encodes METTQLALLALLLGVIIGGSAALVVVVALRARDRQLAEASVDVPDGVRDVLAGMDDAAIVVDASGTVRAASVAAGGFGMNVGDVISDEQLRTLARAARAVDVPGAATLTLKRALAPAEPRLVSARASAISGRLVLIVVRDITERERVEQMRRDFVANTSHELKTPVGAVSLLSEAIESAADDPEQVRIFARRLNAEASRLSSLTSRIMNLSRLQAADELANVRDVSVDEIVTGAIDAQSLQADVAGVEVARGGTRGLYVRGDAQILSEALGNLVANAIAYSPRSSRVGVGVKLDGEAVEISVTDRGIGMTDAEQERVFERFYRADQARSRRTGGTGLGLSIVKHAVQRHGGEVRLWSRQGKGSTFTISLPRAKAPDDIPEPSKARKKKTKVQSTNGASL
- the rlmB gene encoding 23S rRNA (guanosine(2251)-2'-O)-methyltransferase RlmB, whose amino-acid sequence is MELIGVLMAGKPGRPGASKGNKKGPTKGAGGKNKRSLEGRGPTPKAEDRAWHPAGKRKAAAERYAAAGGKKPSSGPQNSRPRAAKRDDDTEIVTGRNSVLEALRAKIPATAFYIAQRVEMDDRVKEMLSTATQRGIPVMEVTRPELDRMAGFDGVHQGVAIKVPPYDYPHPQDVLEKIVDSGKVPLMVALDGITDPRNLGAIIRSTGAFGGHAVILPQRRSASVNAAAWKTSAGAVARVPVALAPNLTATLKDLKKQGVFVLGLDGGGDVMLPSIELADRPVVIVVGSEGKGLSRLVAETCDQIVSIPIEAATESLNAGIAASVALYQIATFRTVAK
- a CDS encoding CarD family transcriptional regulator, producing the protein MLFEVGETVVYPHHGAATIAEVKTRTVRGEEKIYLKLRVTQGDLTIEVPADNVDLVGVRDVIGKEGLERVFDVLRAPFTEEPTNWSRRYKANLEKLASGDVIKVSEVVRDLWRRDQDRGLSAGEKRMLAKARQILISELALAEKTDEERAGVVLDEVLAS
- the phoU gene encoding phosphate signaling complex protein PhoU; its protein translation is MREVFQQSLADVQDRLIEIAELVAEAMAKATQSFGTSDVALAEEVIENDPVIDEKTVALDELAIDILARQQPVASDLRVVVSALRISASLERMGDIAEHIAQLTRMRFPDRAIPKGLKGTFTKMGELDVELANKLAELLRTRDVALADEIRNADDKLDELHVSVFEKVLSDSWRGEAAATVDATLASRYLERFGDHAVSVSKKIVYLATGDWVPVADDA
- a CDS encoding phosphoglyceromutase, which encodes MTAPYTLILLRHGQSEWNELNLFTGWVDVRLTEQGRAEAARGGKLLAEAGLLPDVLHTSVLSRAIQTANIALDAADRLWIPVKRSWRLNERHYGALQGKDKAQTLEEFGQEQFMLWRRSFDVPPPELADDSEFSQMNDPRYAGIDGDVPRTESLKLVIDRMLPYWSSEIVPDLTAGKTVLVTAHGNSLRGVVKHLEGISDADIAELNIPTGIPLVYRLDADLKPLGPGEYLDPEAAAAGAAAVASQGKK
- the ispD gene encoding 2-C-methyl-D-erythritol 4-phosphate cytidylyltransferase, yielding MAITPVPRVAVIVVAAGSGTRLSAGAPKAFVGLDEHTILWHALRGVVRAPSAQVIVVAPADRVGDALTDVREVAGDRADLISVVEGGATRQASVNAGRMAVWPDVEIVLVHDAARALTPPDVFARVIEAIEGGAAAAIPTVPVVDTIKRVEGGQIIGVIDRSELAAAQTPQGFARLVFDAAYESSDVEFTDDAALIAESGHEVVSVEGDTLAFKITTPPDLDRARHLVSPLHAVPARRAVGPRIGVGTDVHAFGGEGTLWLAGLEWPGEAPLSGHSDGDAVAHAIVDALLSAAGIGDIGTHFGVDRPEFSGAHADAFLARTRELLLAEGWHIGNVSVQVQALRPRFSARRQEAEAALSAALGGASVSVSATTTDGLGFTGRGDGVTATAVALLQPA
- a CDS encoding DNA modification methylase — its product is MKSRLIASLVVSAAVVVGTTGCSMITPASTTVPYSPSDGINIPNESGPVEIRNVLIVTNEEGTEGNLVAALVNTSDQAQTVTLDIGEAGSSNTQRLRIPAGSNVSLGAEGTAPLLLTDLDTAAGATLPITFQSGTSTGITVDIPVLNGDLSYLSDLVP
- a CDS encoding FUSC family protein; amino-acid sequence: MSGDHDPSPLTAPIPTGWRTRWDIRPRLLRVRWSAGAIVQIVVAVTAAVAVARWGFGHATPLLAATVTISSLGLVRDARPIRVLETVAGMLVGILIAELLVITLGIGWWQLALSLALAMAAARFLATAPGFTMAAATQAAIVMILPIDVPFVRLLDGAIGGAAALAVTALIPRNTRRAELADAESVFSGFDDAVATVVQALRRGDRMRADRALQKARALSTRIDAWTASLESSLAIARISPILARTKPELLRHERVRSAMDLSVRNLRVIARRALYVEDDGAKRPLIADVIAEIQRGATLVHLSLTDISYEPLARESLRAVAVRLDPGAMLPDAAPSDQNLILSLRPLVVDLLTAAGMPGEQARSSVPRL
- a CDS encoding GNAT family N-acetyltransferase → MPTIEIRIDDLSGEGVRALVQSHLTSMHATSPADSCHALDVDQLRHPSVTFWSAWIGDSVAGIAALKVLDSDRGEIKSMRADDKFRGDGVGRALLRHIIATARDKGLSSLWLETGTAPEFTPATRLYASEGFVDCGPFDEYLEDPHSRYMTASL